In Oryza sativa Japonica Group chromosome 1, ASM3414082v1, the genomic stretch AGTTAAGAGAGAGAacagagataagaaaaaaagaagagagaaagtcCAAATAGGAGAGAGTAAATCTAGAAAGTGGGTGTGGTATCTTTCCCAAGATTTtcttattcttcttcttctcctcctctctcttctcctcttcttgcACCTCCTcaccttctcctctcctctcctcttcttctccatcaCCATCCACCCATCCAACTGGTCCAACTCCTCCAATcgtttgcttcttcttcttcctcttctcgcTGTTcttggtggaggaggagattaGGGTTTGATTAGggtagatagagagagaggggttgggTTTGGTTGGTGTTTGTGTGGAGATGGACCCCAAattccccccacccccaccgctAAACAAAACggagcccaccaccaccaccaccaaccagCAGCATCACCAcgatgagcagcagcagcagcatcgccTCCAGATTCAAGTTCATCCtcagcagcaggagcagcaggatggaggtggaggaggagggaaggatcagcagcagcagcagcagatgcaggtggtggttgcggcggcggcgggggagaggaggatgCAGGGGCTAGGGCCGAAGCGGAGCTCGAACAAGGACCGCCACACCAAGGTGgacgggcgggggcggcggatccggatGCCGGCGCTGTGCGCCGCCCGGATCTTCCAGCTCACGCGGGAGCTCGGCCACAAGTCCGACGGCGAGACCGTCCAGTGGCTGCTCCAGCAGGCGGAGCcggccatcgtcgccgccacgGGGACCGGGACCATCCCGGCGTCCGCGCTCGCCTCCgtcgccccctccctcccttcccccaACTCCGCCCTCTCCAggtcgcaccaccaccaccaccacatgtGGGCGGCAGCGCCGCCCACGGCGTCCGCCGGGTTCGCCGGTGCAGGGTTCTCCGGCGCCGACTCCGGGGTGATCGGCGGGATCATGCAGCGGATGGGGATCCCCGCCGGGATCGAGCTCCAGGGCGGGGGAGCGGGGGGgttggggggtgggggtggcggcggcggtggccacaTCGGGTTCGCGCCCATGTTCGCCagccacgcggcggcggcggcggccatgccgGGGCTAGAGCTAGGGCTCTCGCAGGACGGCCACATCGGCGTGCTCGCCGCGCAGTCGCTCAGCCAGTTCTACCACCAGGTCGGCGCCGCCGGTCAGCtgcagcaccagcaccagcatcaccatcagcagcagcagcagcagcaggacggGGAGGACAaccgcgacgacggcgagtcCGATGAGGAGTCCGGGCAGTAGTAGCCGCGCCACCTGAATTTGTTCATCCACGCGTCGTCTCTTCGGAGGAGAAAAGAGAATTCTAGGAAGGACATGCAGCTAATGGAGGGGGGAATGGAATGCTTTTGTTACTGTTGGGTTGTTCTTCATGGGGGTTTTtatgtctgattttttttcctcgtgTGGTGTCGAAGCTCGAAAGAGGCTACTACTTTGCTCCGGCGACTTGTTGGGATGGATCATGATCATCTTCAGTTGTTACTCCTGCTGCTCCATGGATGGTTGCCGGTTTATCCCCCTCCAAGTGTTTAGGTGAAAGCTCAATATTTCGCACTCGACAGTCAACACATGACATGATCTTCGAAAGGTTGCTTGATGAGCTTATGTATCTGTGTTTGTGTTCATTTTTGCAGGTGTATAATAGCCGAGAGCTGGATGGACTGGATCATCGCTGTCGAGTGAGTGCTTTATTTGTTATTGCAGGTCGTTGTGTAGATATTCAGGTATTTTTGCAGTTAGAGaggtcttctttttttcctttttacgaGAGTGATGATCCGCTTATGTGCGACAAATACGATGTCCGTCAAACTGATCCTCACCCACGGGCTGTTTCTGCAACGCAAATATGATGCATATACATTTTTAGAGGCCTGATTTTATATGCTTATTCTTTTGTGGTATGTTGTATGATGTCGGTTTCAAGGTTTCTCTTGATTTTCCCTGGCTTGCTTTTAGTTTGTGTAGCATGTTTACTATTTTTGTCAATTTCTTGATTTGGGTGACCTGTCTATTAATAGAACGGAACAGCAGAAACATCAACAATGTGTGCTTGCAGGCATGGTGTCAACGTGTCATGGTGAAAATAAATGTGTAATGTTTCTCTGTAGAGCATGTTTTACACTTTTAGTGCCTCATATACAGCACACAATTATACAGTAGAGCAATGCTTCATGATTGAGAAAAAAATCGCATGATGTGGCGCTGTAAATTCCAAGCATTCCCACGGTGTTTAAGTAAAGTAATATAACTCAAAAGCTTTTCACCTTGTTCGTTGTACGGACTAGTGTCTTCCTGGCTATGAGAAATAGGAATTGAGGCTAGCTCAGTTGGTAGGAGGAGGTGTGGGTGTACACTCCCACCACCCAATTTTTGATCTTCTAACTTCGGTGTATATTAATTTCTTCGTTCTTTAATTTCATACCAAAGTTTGTCTTTGCTTTCCTATAAAATGAAGATGGTATGACCTTTTTGTTCCTGTGCCATTGAAAACTCCAGTAAATATCTCATAGAACTTGAAAAATATCACGAACAATCAACGGGAAGGGCAAGCATGCTTCATAATCATAAGGTGGACCCTTGATGTTCCATAATCCATATCATTGGTTGACACTAACCAAGACCAAACAACCTTTCATGATGAGTTCGGTGTGGAAATGGCCCAACTAGATTGTGCTGGTATTGGCTTTAAGCTTGACTTTGTAACCTGAGCACATATAACACACCATAAGGCTCACCTGTGCTCGGTTTTACCTCGTCTATTTTCTTGTCATATGAAGGTCTCTAGCCACTACTGGTATATCAACAGAAGTTGTGAGGAGATGCCAGTTAAGTGTAGTGTTAGGGAGAACCTTTACCATCTCATCTAATGGAAAGTTGCAATCTTTTCTCTGGTGAGGTAGTAAAAGTGAACAGTTAAATTAAAATCATTTTACAAGTTGGGGAGCAGCATGTTCATTATAGTTCAGTCACAAACAACAAAAAAGTGTTCTCCTGTGTGGGCTAGCATGAGTGTGCCGACAACTGTAGTTATCCCAAATCCCATCTccataaatatacttatatatctTAAAAAGTGTTCATTTATCACGACTGCAACTGCTGGCTGGCCATCTGCTGCCCAATTGAAAATGTTCTTGTTTGCTGGATAGTACGTAGGTAATGTTCATGCTGCCCAGTTTTGTGTTGTGTTTGCACGGAATCCATTTCATATTTTTAGTACTCCTTACCTGTGTTGTTCGGCACATTCATTGCCGAAATCTCCCATAAATGTGAGAAAGCCATTTGGTACCTGCTGGATCTTGCCAAGATGCCATAAAACCTGAGCTGCACGAGTACTTTGGCATCGTCAGTGCACATGGTCGGCAGTCACAGCTAGTACATCAGCACTGTCCTGCCCTGAAAATGCCACAGGGCCATAAAAAACATATTTCTGTTTCTCTTTTCATggagttataattttttttggcatgtTCATGGAGTGAATTTTCTGGTCCTGATGGttgcttgtgagttgtgacttaATGCTACCATCTACTACTACCATTTGGTTGAGAGGACTAGAGGAGGTTAGGATACTACTCCTATTGAGTATTGAGATGCCAGGTAATGGATTTGTAGCTTACTGGATCATGGTAGAGTGTTACAAAAGTTTAGTAAATTTTCTGGAAATTGAACTGATGACTGCTCTATATATTGAGCAAGCTTACTACTGATACTAGAACTAGCATCTAGCATGTGAAGCATTCCCAATAGCTGAATTTGATAATGTTTTTATAACCATGGGCCTGCTGCTTGTCTTCTTCCAATACTTCATAGGTTAAAAAGTTGGGGTTAAAAGTGTGTGGACACTTGTGACAGTGTCGTGCTCAGTGAACAGCAAAAGTTACCTATAAAAAAACAACCTCGTCTCTGAAGATGGAGGTTCTCTTTTCCTTTCACCAACGACGATGCATGCGGTTGCTTGGAGATAGCAACATCTGTTGCTTCTCGAGTGGCAGCTCattattttttccccttttcttttgatTTTGATTCGCATGGTCACTTTGTCTCTGATGAAGCTTTTGCCTTTTGTCTTGCACTCGCTTTTCACCGCTGCTGTTTGTAAAATTGTTGGATGCGTTTCTCATTCTCAACATCAATTCGGATAGACTTTTGAGATGCCATTGCTTCTTCAATAGAACGAAACGGATGCCAGCAAGAGAAAAACGAAGCATCCGCTCTCACTGGAGGACACGTGAAAATGACGAGTTCGATGGCCAACCAACCTAACATGCTCATCCATGCTAAGACTGTAGTCTGTAGGGCTGAGTgtagcagcaggcagcagcagcaaatgcAAAGGGTGTGTtattcacgtcaaaattgaaagtttggttgaaactAGAACGATctgacggaaaaattggaagtttatgtgagtagtaaagtttgatgtgatgaaaaagttagaagtttgttgaaaaattttggatctaaactcagCCTCAGCACATGTCAACCTTCTGAATTTAATCGACTGTAGCCATCCAGGTTGAGTTCACTAGAGATGGTCAAGTACgagcatgcaaaaaaaaagaagttattAGTATATGGTTAATTCAGTTTTtgttattttaaacttgaaaaatgaatttatataatagtttaAAACAACTTCTGTATGGAACATGTTGTGCGAAATTCTGTATGGAACATGTTGTGCGAAAtgtatcgtttagcagtttaaaatgCGTGCTAATTGAAACTGAGGTAAATCTGCATCTTAATCAAATAGAGCTTGCAACTTAGTTACTTGCTATAATAACCTTTTGATTTTCAAAACATCCCGGTTTTTGTCAATAACTTTTTTGGTAACTACAATACCATCGGAATAGGGATAATCCCTCCTGACGGTAAGGGAAGCCTGAACTACCAAGCAGCCAAATTAATAGAATTTCTTTGGGACATAATTTTTTACTGAAACTAGCTTAATTATCACAAAATTTTCTTCAAGTCCATTTGTTCAAAAGCAGGATTTACTGTTGTTTTTATACACCAGCATCAATTGATGTACGCATGCATCCACCACGCCTAAAATACATAAAATCCAACCGGTGAAAGCCATTCCCCTACAACTTTGACGGCatcaaaattatttatattgCATGAATATTAATTTTAAGGTGGTCTAAATTATTCATACTCACGTTTGATGCGAACATAACCGACCTttattcttcttctcttttttttttttggctttgccAATGTTTTCTGCTCCCAGCAGGTGGTGAGTGGTGAGCATTGGCCATTGAAGGATACCACAGGGGATCTGGTGAGGACATCAATTCACGCAGATGTCGCGCCGCGAGTGACCGGCGACCATTTCGCCAACGGATCATCCACGTCGAGTGGGACCCaccgcaagttttttttttctagcttaTCCTTGGTATCGTCTCTTCTCATCTCATTCGATTGGGACACACCATGCACGCCTCAGCCTCACCTCTTTCGGGATGAGAATGAGATGGTTTCGGTCACTGTCTAAACATTAATTTTTTCTAGCTGCCAGTGCTTAAATTGCGTCTTGCGTCCATTTTACTGGAACGACTCTTGTGCTTCTGCAACAGTAAAGTCTCGTCGATGTTTTGTGTTTCTGTGACAGTTTAGTCTCGTGTAGTGAGAACTTGCACCAGAATAAgaaaagtactacctccgtcccaaaataagtgcagttttacactattcacgttcaacgtttgaccgtccgtcttatttgaaaaatttatgaaaaaattaaaaacatttagtcacacataaagtactattcatgttttatcatctaatagcaataaaaataccaattataaaaaattttcaaataagacggacggtcaaacgttgaacataaATAGTagaaaactgcacttattttgggacggagggagtaacagcGTAGACAGAGATGAAGTTTCGTACAGGTAGGTAACACCCGACGTATGTACTCCCAGAATCTTTGCAACAGACACAGTAGGCAACAAGAGAAGCATGATGTTACCACGATCAGTCGGTTACAACTACTACGACTCATCCGCACCACGGTGAGTCGGTGACGGAGCATTCCATAACTTGGAAGAGAGACCATCGATTAAAAGGACAAAAAgtccttcaaaaaaaataagaacCCTACAAACATGCTGACCATTTTGCACTGTCCTGTACAATCTCTCCTGTAAAAACCTGAGGGCACCACAGATACACAAGgggggaaagaaaaagaaagacaaaTCCTCCCTAATTTCATCTTCTGACTAATTCTGTATCCTATGGCTAAAGGAATGAACAAAGGTGGGAGGGAGGGGTGAAAAAGGGGGTGGGAGTCATGATCTTCTCCACAGCAATGTTTACAAAATTTCTGCATCGCTACAAAGAGATGAACATGTACACAACACAAAATGGCGCCTAGAGATGCATGTTAATCATCAAGGCGATGAATCTCACCCATCATGATGCGGTTGCTGTGGACCTTGAAGCCAAGAAGAGACGGGTCAATCTGTTTTCCTTTCTTCGTTTTCTTCTTTGCACCCTTGCCGCCCGGGCCACCATCTGCAGATTCAGAGGCATCATACTGCTGCAATGCCGGCTTCTTCGTGCTCTTCACCATTTCCCTGAAGGACGGACCATCGACGCTTGTTCCTGATGGCGAGATGAAAGAGCCTGCCTCTTTGTTAGTGGAGACAGGGATATCCACAGGTTGGGCTGCCGAGGTGACTCCTCCTGATTCCAACTTATGATCTGCACAACATAATAGTTGCTACATCAAagcttggaagttggaactcaAGACTGAGAATAGGGTAAATAGCGTATCCCACTGGAACACTACGAAGCACAACAATTTAGGTGCTACATAAGTGCCCTATCAAAAAACATCAATTTTCTGCTGAGTACTACTAGTGCGAAACAAGTCAGTCTAATCTATATATTTCCTTTTAAATATTTTCGGACTTTCTTAACCTGACAAGATAAACAAGCAAGCAGAATTTGCAAAAGGCATACCATCAGAAGACGCATGGCCTGCTTTCTTCAGCCTAATGGTTGAAGATATATCCGTGGACAATGCCTGAGTTGCAGAACCGTGTTGGCTTGGTGGGCGCTTCAGCAAGGAATGAGTGCCCCCTTTTGGCATGGTAGCTTCAGGCCTGCTTATGGAACATATAAGATTTAGAACCCGACATCAAAATGATCAGAAATCAAAGAGCACtcagtttgaagaaaaagtatAATTATAAACAACAGCACTTCTCAAAAGTTGGCAATACTGAaatgaacaaaacaaaaaaaaatgaatttaaaaaGGGGTGTGGGGTAAAAGAGGCACTTAGCAATAGAATCAAGAATAATACCAGTTGCTACCAGCTTCTTCAGCAAAGTTAGTGTCATCCCCTACCAAGCTCGCGCTTGAACCCTGCCTTTTTCCTCTTGGTACCTCATTGGCAAGTCCAACCAATTGATTACCTGATGCACCACCCCCCATAATACCTGAAAAATCACCCCTTTGCATATCAAGCATTGATCCTGAGCTTGATCTCAGGCCCAACTTTCCACTGTTCTCAATACTGCTAGTCAAACTCTCCAAATTTGCTGCTCCCTCTTGTCCTGCCTGCCCAGCTTTAGCAAAAAGGGACCTTTCTGCAAGAGGATCATCAAAAGACAACCTGTCCGCAGGTGATCTTAAAGGGTTATCTGCAGCAGGCTGTGCAAAGAGCGATGAAGGGTCTTTACGTCCAAAGGATGCCGGTACTGGAACATCAGGATAACCACGAGATTGTTGTGACTGAACTAGTTTTTGATGGAACAAGTCGCTCAAATCTTGCTCTGTGCTCCTCTCGTTGTTCCTAAGTGATGCCCATGCATGTGAATTGTCAACGGCAAGGTTCATTTCCACATTCCTTCGCTGTTTCTGTGCTTCCATTTGCATCTGGCTGATGCGTGAAGGTTCCATAAGTGTGTTTTGCAACTGTCCATTGGCATCTGACCAGTGCCTATCCAGCCTTGCCAAGTTACCAGAAAGCTGTTCCTGAAGCCTGTGTTGCTGCGGATGAACCCCTGAAGGAACCATAGgcatttgtcctagagaataCAAATCTCCATGTGTTTCTAACTGACCAATGCCATGATGGCGTGCTAGGGAATTTACAACATCCAGGTTAGGTAGAGGAGCGCCACCAGGCAAAGAGCCAGATCTCTCAAGGGAGTGGATACCTTGACCTCCTCTATGCAACCGCTCATGCAAAGACAAGCTCCGCTCGAGATGTTCATGCTGCTCCACCGATGAGGATCTCTGAAGGGACTGCAGAAGATCAAAATGTCCTAGTCTAGAGGCATGGCCTTGGTTCGGACTAGTTCCTGAGCGGATAAAATGACCCGATTCATCCATTGGCCAACCCCCGCTCAAATGTCTTTCTTCCTCTCTGCCTGCATGTTGACGAAGAGCGTTTGCCAATTGTTGTGACTGGAGCTGATCATGGTGAAGACCTAACAGAATTTGTTGCTCTAAAGGAAGCATTTGCCTCTGATTTGAACGTGAGAGAACATCCATCAGATCATTGTGATGCTCCCTATGGATACCTTGCCCAAATTTTGCTTGAATGAGTTGCTCAATCGCTGCATCATGCTGCCTTTGCAAATGGTGGGGCTGGTGATGCAGGTCATTCAATACATGTTCCCGAAGTAATACTTGATCAACCATGTTAGTTGGTCCAAAATTTGAAGCTTGCAACTGTTGCTGCAACATTTGCTCTAGAATcagctgttgctgttgctgttgttgctgttgctgctgctgttgaagAAGCTGCTGGGCTTGACGCTGCTGCAGTTGCCTCTGGTGCTGCTCTTGCTGGAGCTGTTGGCGGCGTTGCTGTTGCTCAAGCTCAAACTGGACTCTCAAAAGATGCTCCACCTCAGGAACCGGTTGATTCATAGACTGCCTGTGTTGGTGCAAAGAATCAAACACCTGTCCTGGAAATGGTCCAGGAAACTCCAGATTGTTCCGAGCCATCAACTGCTCCTGCTGCCGTTGCTCCCTCCGGATCTGTTGGAGAAGCATTTGCTCCTCCATATTCAAATGATTCAAGTCAGGTTCAAGCTGGGGAAGTCGACCTGAAATGTTTGTGTCAGTCACATTGTCCAGACGCCCAAAGTTGGCAGGCCACTCGTCTCGAACAACAGGAGCTTCATTCATCCTGCCAAGCTGCCCATGCCTCATGCTCACAGGCGGAATGTCCTTAGGGGCTGCAGGCTTGGGATTTCTTCGCTCATTTACACCGAGTACGTTAGATGAGAGAGGTTGCTTCGGGTGCATTCCTTCTAACTCAGACCAAAGCAAGCCAAGAGGACTGAGCTCACTCTCTCGGGGAACATCATGCTGGGGCAAATTAGCTTCTCCCATTGCAGCACGGTGATCACGTGATCCCAACTGGAAATCTGAACGGTCATTTTCAAGATCCCGTAGAGACTGACCAGTGCTGCTGTTAGGCCTCGCTGTGTACAAAATTTCTGCGGtaagtagaaataaaaaaaaatgagcatTTACTGCAAATTGGAAACAAAGGACTGAGAGATGATTGTGAATATAAGGCCTCAAAAACCAAGGAAACTAACCTTCAGCATCCAGACTCACTGATTCAGGAATGTGCTGCTGGCGGATATCAACATTAGATGCGGTCTTTTCTGTTTCATGTGAAGGGAGCCAACTCATATGTGACTGAACAGCTGCTTCCTGCTCACCTCTTTTAAGATCAAGAACATAACTTTCAGAATCCCGTTTAGATGTTTGATCATTCTTCCCAAAAGAACCAGAAGCAGGAACCTTGTCATCAAAACTATTATGTACAGAGTCTGGAGATTCACTAGTTTCACCATGGGATACAGGTGGGAGAGGTTGGGGCTTTTGTCCAAGGTGTGGCATTACTTCAAAAAGTGGCCGGAAAGGAGAATCGTCTGGAGAATTAGCCAAACGCACTGGTAACTCCAAACCAAAATATCCATCTTCGTACCAAGAGATTATGTCAGCACCTAGGAATGGACCCTGCATGCCCCCTTGGGGATCCAAATAAAACAGA encodes the following:
- the LOC4327261 gene encoding transcription factor TCP20, whose translation is MDPKFPPPPPLNKTEPTTTTTNQQHHHDEQQQQHRLQIQVHPQQQEQQDGGGGGGKDQQQQQQMQVVVAAAAGERRMQGLGPKRSSNKDRHTKVDGRGRRIRMPALCAARIFQLTRELGHKSDGETVQWLLQQAEPAIVAATGTGTIPASALASVAPSLPSPNSALSRSHHHHHHMWAAAPPTASAGFAGAGFSGADSGVIGGIMQRMGIPAGIELQGGGAGGLGGGGGGGGGHIGFAPMFASHAAAAAAMPGLELGLSQDGHIGVLAAQSLSQFYHQVGAAGQLQHQHQHHHQQQQQQQDGEDNRDDGESDEESGQ